TCGTTGTTGTTGCTCACTTAGATTGACTTCAAAATCAATGTTATTTTGTCTGGCATTGGCAGATAGAAAAGTAATTTTGTTAATCTTAAGCTGTTCAACTTCTAATTCTGTGGGTAAAGGATTAGATAGTTCCCACACTAAATCTTGAAAATAATGGGGAATATTTAACTCATGATGAGTCAGTATCAAACGATGGGGCGAACGTTTAAGTCCGAAAAATAGATCTTTGGAAAGTCTTAACCAGTCGGAACGGGAATTGCCTTGAGTGACCAATTCAAGGAAATCTTTAGCGAGAATTAAAGTAGGCTGATTATCTTCAGAAATAAGGCGTTCCAAATGTTTAATAAAAGTAATAACAGGATGAACTTCTTGATTAACATTTGGGGTAGCACTCTTGTTAATTTTAGTAATCAGATTTCTCTCAACTCTTGGGGTTAAGTTAAGGAATTGGTTCCCACAATCCCATTGGATTAAAACTCTGTATCGTTCTCGGAGTTCTAGGGCAATTTTTTCAATCAATGTAGGTTCAGAAGCGGCAGGTGTATCCACTGTAACCGTAGCAATTCCTGCTTTGAACAGTAAAATAAGTTGTTCTGTGTCAAACATAGATAAAGAAGTTAAAAGGGAAAAGGAAGTTAAATTTTATAACCAGATTTAACTTCCTAATTAATGGTCAAAAAATAAAGAATTTTCTCACTTACTCTAAATGAATATCCGTTGGTTTTTGAACTGAAAGGGTAGGTTCAAAGTATTCAGATTTGAGTTGAGTTTGAGAACATCCTAATTGATTTAGGGGGGCTGTAATGGCCGTACAAGTTTCTCCTTCGGCATGGAAAACTTCTACTTTTAAAGGTTGCCCTTTGGTTTGAGTAATTTGGATTTGGATGGGTTGAGACATAAATTATTTAAGCGTAAACATCTACTTTTTGAGTCAAAGTTATAGTGGTTGTTCCATCTCCGGTTATCAGTGTTTCTCTTGTCCAGAGATGTTCAGGATAGTGAATATCAATGAACGCTGTATTATGAGCAATTTGCAGTTCTTCTAGGAAATTTTGGACAGTTTTAAAATGTTTTCCCAGTAAATTGCGTTCAAAATCCCAAGGATCAATAACGGCTTCAAAACTGTTTTGTTCAGGATGCCAACGAAAGCCAAGATCTAGTAAGCCTTCTAAGAAGTTACGACGAATGACAACCTCAGCTTGTTGTTGATCGGTTTTGTCGTAATCATTATTAAGCAGAACCGGAACATTATGGCTTTCAATCTCTGAATTAATTCCCACTTTTTCGAGAATTACTTCAAGTGCTTTGAGAAGAGATTGCCGATGAGATAGAGTGGTTTTAACAGTTGAAAAGTGGCTCATGGATTAACTTTCCATTAGGAGGTAAATTATTCCCATTTAAAGCGCATCCGCGCTCTTAATCAGGTATTTAGAGGAATCCTGTTTTGAGATTAAAGTTTGTTGGGAAGTATAACGAGGAGAACTACTACCACTTTCTGCATGAAAGTAGGTAGCAAATCGTCGTAAGGTTTTGGTTAATACCAGTTGGGATAACATTTCTATGGCTTCAGTAGCAACTCGTTGGTTAATAAATAAACTTTGAACATTTCTTTGAGCGATTTCAGCACAAGAAATGGGGTTTTTAGAGAATTCCTCTGGCTGTGCTAAAAGCAGTTCAGGATGTTGCCAACTAGGAGAAGGAAGATGGATACAGAAAGAGGGATTTTTAAAGTCATTAAAGGCGGCTTTAGCATCAAATTTATTAGTAGAACCGATTAAGACTTGTCCGGCGGGTATGCCTTGGCCCATATTTCCACAATCTAACCACCAAATTTCAGGAAAGGGTTCTCTGAAGTAGTAACTCTCATAATCTAAACATTGACTGAGTTCTATTCTTGCGGTACTATTATCAACGCATCCAATGATAATAATTAGTTTTTGCCAAGAACGTTGAATCATTGAAAGTGAGAATTGTTCTGCGATCGCTCCAAGTTTAACCCCATAAGCTAAACTATATCGAACGGCTAAAATATCAGCTTTATTCAAACCAATTTCAGCTTCACAAAAGTTTTGTCGTGGAACATTAACGGCTTCTACTGAATCAAAATCTACAAACACACCTTCAGCCGCTATTCCCCCTTTTTCCAATGCTAAGATGAGTCGTGCCAGCATTGGGACTAAAAATCCGCCTGTTCCTCCACAACCAACTTGAATAAATTGGATTTGTTTGTGAGGAGCAAGGGCAATTGGAAGTGCATTATAGTAAGAATTATCTATCATAATTTTAGAAAACCGCATCAGAAATTTGAGGGGGAAGATTGAAAACCCAATGACTTGGAATTTCCCAGAAGAGTTGGTGGTAAACTCCAATTCTTAACCGCAAAGTGGGTTGAGTAAAAATTGTACCGAGGACTCCATAAATTTTGAAGCCGGATTCTTCTTCATTATCAATTTGAGAAAATGAAGCTTCCATAACATGATGACTGTGAATTTCGATGAGGATATTTGAGCTACTTTCCCAACGAGTTACGCTTAAAAAGTCACGGGTTTGTAATGGAACTGTTAATTGCCAATGGGAATCTTGCCAAGACAAATGAAATAGAATTTCTTGAGGTGCTACATTTTGTGACAGTCTCAGAATTTCTTGTAATAAAGTTTGGGGAACTTTAGGATATTGAAGATGAAACTGTGGAGGAACAAAAGCTAACCCAGGAATTGTACAAGCTTTGAAAGGAGCAATGACATTTAATCCTTCCCGAACACTTCTAAGCATGACACCATTGCCTGCCATAATAAACTCATACATCAAAGCGTTAAAAGGGGGAAGGGTTGGATCTTGAGCGATCAAGTAATTCGCTAGTGGTGGAGTAGTCATGGTTTGATTAGACATTCAATGACTTCAGCAATAGTAACTTTTCGTTTGGAATCCTTGGAATCAGAAATAGCGATTAAGTCCCCCAATAGGTAATGCTTTGTATTAACCAATTTTGCCCATTGCAACCTTATATCTTGAGGAAATTTCCGTGATTTTCCTGATACGCTATCACCATTGAAGGAAGTCTTCATAAATAGATTCCATACATCATTAATAGTTGTTGCCAAGGCAGTTGGTACGGGATTAGTTCCAAAGCAAATTCGACCATTAAAGGGATTAATATTGGGAAAAGGTGCATTGTAAACTTGAGCTTGTGGATCAAACTGTTTAGATTTGATTGCCCATAAATAGTATTGATGGTTAACTCCGATTAAAACTAATCCAGGTAAAGGAATCGAAATCATTTGAAATTGAGAATGATTTTCTAACGTTAGTAAGTTGTGACGAGAAGGGGGAATAAATTTAACAATCCACTGTGCTTTTTGATGGCTGCCAATACGAACAATACCAGGGGAAAGAAATCCTGAATCTATAGGTAATTCAGAGAAAGCATTTCTGACCGCTTCACTGGAAATAAACTGGGTTAGAGTTTGGTTGTCTTTTTGATATCGAATCAGGTATTGTCCCTCTAAAATAATTAAGGTACAAAGAACTTGAGAATTGAGAGAATGAGTGAGAGAATTAATAAGGGTATGAGGATTAAGCGGTGTTAGAGAAAGATTCATCTTTTTGGGCTAAATTCCAAAGATTAATAAGCGTGAGTTGGTTAGCAATTTCTGTTTGTAACCATTGTTTCAACTCCCAAAAAGCCGTTTTTAGTTTAAGGGCTTCTTGCCAATCTTGAGTTAGGATATCAATGTTATCTTGGTTCCATTCAAGGTAAATACTACTTTCTAAGGTGGCATCAAGCCAAATATTCCCTGTACTATGATCGATAATACTCATCACATCATAGAGATAGGATAAAGGTTCTGGTACAGTCTGGCAAAGAGATTGAAGTTTCTGCCAATCAATTTGTTCAACTGTTAAAACATCACTTGGATTAATTCCAAAATGTTCCTTCCAACTTGTTTGAAGGTAACTAGAGTCGTATAAGCAAATTAGGAACTGTTCAATGGGTTCAAATTCATCAATACTAAGTGAATACCAATCAAAGTTTTGAGGAATAAAAGGAATAAAAGAGAGCCGTTCATCTAATTCAAATCCATTTTGACATATAGGAAAAAGCCGTTCATTAACTAAATCAAAAAATTCTAATTCTCTGAGAGAATGAACTGAATTAAAATTAAAGTTTAAAACCGGAGATTTTGAATGATTCCAGTCATCAGGAAAGTTGATTTTATAAAGGGAAAGCAGTATAATACTTTCCCTAAGTTGTTCTAAATAATCTAATCCATCCTTAACTTGCGTAGGAACTTTGAGAGATTGCAAGTAAGTTATTGCATTTGTTGATAATGAAGGGGTTAAAAACATAGAATTGGATAACAACAGGGCTGGGGTGAGGAATGGATTAAATTAGAGATTGTCTTTGAGGTACTGTGAATTTCTATTTCTGCTTGAGCGATCGCTGCATCAATTTCTTCCCTTATTTCAATTAAAGTTTCTACCGTTAATTGACCCTGGAGTTCGGGTTGTTTGAGTTTCCAACTTAAAGCCAAAGCAGGGTTGATGGCTTCCGGTGCTGCTTTGAGAGAGTTAACAAGTGCTACATTTCCCTTAGTGCCAACTTTCTTAACAATTTCAATGTGTTCTTCTCCATCTACCATCTTTCGAGTTAGCGTAGCTCCAGCAACATCTGCATAGAATGGAAGTAGAGTTTTGATAATGGTTTCATCTGTTGCTGCTTGTTCAGGAGACAAAGGAATCCGTTGACCTTCAAGGATTAAGATAGGCATGGTTTTAAAAGAGAGTAAGTTGATGTTTGGGAGATGAAGATTGAGAAGAAACTGATGAGGAAAGTGGAGGGGGTGAATCTACGGAGCGTTTCTGGTAATTGTGTTGGGATTCTTCAAGTTTTTGCTTCTCAAGTAATTCTAGTGCAATTGCTTTTCTTTGGGGAAGTTCATTTTCTAATTGTACCAACATTGAGTTGATTAAATCGGGAAACCTTAATTCCTCAAGGGTTGTTTTTGAAAGAATGGGTGGAGAATTAGAAATTCCCACACCGATAAGAGCCACTCTGGGTTGGTTCAATTCTGTTTTAGGTAAGAGTTGAATGTGAATGGTAATTGTATTACTTTCAAAATTATACTGACTGTCCAAATCTGACATTTTTCACCTTGAATTCACTTAACTTAAGCGCGTCAGCGCATTCTACTGGAGAGATGAAACTGTTTCATCTCCAGTTGTCTAGCCAAGTTAAAAGTTGATTTAACTGTTCATTATTGAGAGCAAACCATTCTCCTGTTTTTCGATAATGGGCAAATTTGGTATGGGCAGCTTTTTCTAATGCGATCGCATCTGAACAAAAAAGAGTTTTAACCACATTTAACGAGACTGCACAGGATGTTTGTAAAGTTTGTAGTCGCTTTTTGAGGTTTGTTGTTCGACCAATTTTATACAAATTACTAACTCCTGAACGAACAACATAGATGTAGCCTCTGCGACTAGACAAGGTTGAAGCTTCTGATAATTTAGCAATCTGCTCATATTGAATTTTAATTTGAATTTCTCCAGCTAACAACTTTTCAGGTTGAAAGGGATAAGAAACAGAAATTAGCTGAAGTTGGTCTAAAAGTTCTAGAGAGCGTTGAATAGCAGAAGAGGAAACGTTGAGAACCTGTGCTAAGGTAGTTAAACGGGTTAAAATGATTGAAGAATTATGGGGCTGATTTTTGGATTGTTTTGATGAGGTACGAAAAGCAATCTCACACAATTCTATCAGCATATTGACTGCTAAATGATCGCAGTAGGCTGTATCTTCTTGCTCTCGAAGGATAGTAGTATACCAAGAGTGAAGAGATTTATCTTTAAAATTCATAAGCTTTTTTTAAGTTCCAAGATGCTACTTGTTTTAAGTGCTTCAAACGGGCTGTATGAGTTTTTTGGCGAGGATTTTCAGCCCAATAGAAATACTTGAGGGATGGCATTAATTCTGAGATTGGATTAAAACTGGGGTGGTAACTGGGCATTAAGTTAGAGAGATAGCCGAGTTCTTGTTTGAGCGATCGCCACCAAGATTGAGCAACTGCTTTCGAGGAAAACCCTACTATTGCTTGATAAAACTTATGATCTGCACTGGTTCGATAGCCAACCTGTTCTGATAATTTGACGAATGGAAGAATAGGGCTAATTGAGTTGTTTTTAAGCTCTAGGTCATCATAGCTAATGTTATTTTCATCCGGTTCCCATCTAATGATAACAGGCTTTTTAGAGTTAAGTTTTAACTCGATAACTTGCCCAAACTTATAGTTATAGTTGCATTCTTTGGAAGAGTTAAGCCGAGATTTGAGTGTAGACTGAACAACAGATGAACTAACTTGATAACCCCATAAACCAACAGTCCGTTTTTTTTCTTCTAGGTAAGATAAGAAAGCATCTTGCCATGCTGTTTGTAAATCTTCACCCAAAAACTGTTCTGCTTGTAAATATTTGCTTTGGATGAAAGCTTTTTTGAGAGCAGATGCAAGATTAGGGGATGAGTGTAGTTGTTCTAAAAGATTCTGGGGACTATTGAGAGCTAGCCACAAGTTAGCCCGAACTTTTAACTCAGTTAAACTTAAATTTTTAGCAGCATCCAGGATATTTTTTGAGGGCAAATCAATCAGACAAGCATAAGGGATTCCGGGGAAATCCTTAAGGGGAAAAAGCCAAGATTCATTTTGATTAAGTAAATGATATCCTGCTTCATCAACGCTTTTTAGCCAAAATAAAGTTTGTGAAAGCTGAATTAACTCACCTGTTTCAGTTATCACTAACGTTCCATTTGGAATTGTTAAAAGAGTTTTTTGAGGAATAAATAAATCAAGCGGTTTAATCTTTAAAGCCTGCAACATATCCCAGGAGTAGCAGAATTTTTCAGAGACTTGCTCAGAATTAGATTCCCACCAGGAAATTTGGATCGCATAATGGGAGTTAGAAATAACCTGTGAGACAACACCAAAGTATTTTCCATTGGTTACAAATGTTCCTTTGAGGAATGGCTCTGTTACTTGATGAATTTTAACAGGTGCTAAAACGCGGCTGACTCGAAAGTTAGGAAGCGATAGTTGAGGCTCTGAAGTTTTTCCCATTAATAAGTTAATCCAGTCAGAGGTAATAGAGCTTGAATAAATCTTGCTTAAATTCAACATAAATATTGTTCAATTCAGTTGATGTTAGAAGCCTGAGCTAACCAGTTCATGAACATTTAGCGTAGTAATGTAGGGTGCGCTCAGTAATTCCAATGCCTCGAAAACTTTCCCATTTGTATTTACATTCTTCCGGTTGATATTTATGGCTTAATTGGCTCCATTCCTCCCAATCAGGAAGTAGAGAATCGCTAATATATTTCAGTGACATTCCTATGAAAATCCATGATTCATAGTCGTCAGCATAGCGAGGATGAATAATTTCCAACAGCAGCTTTGCTTGTTCTACGGTCATAGAGCAGTTTAGGAAGGAAACGGAGGGGATTTTTGGGGGTGATACTCTCTTATATTTTCGAGAAGGTTGGGGTTGGGAAAGTAACTCAATCACCCAATCTGGTGCGATCGCAACTTCAGTTGTATCAGGTCGATTAAGCCAGTGGTAAGAACCTGTAAGGGGATGGGGAGAAGGAGGGAGAACGGATTGATGCCCCTCTCCCCTGAGTTCCAATCCTTCACCGGAGACAGTGGAGATTTTCCGAGACTTAAAGCTTGTTGTTGGGCTGGGAATAGAAAAGAGATATTGCGCCCTCCCCGACCGCCCCGAAGACCAAGCGACAGTCGCAGGTAATCCTTGACCCGCAGACAATTTTTCGACAACATCCATTGCACTCATGCCATCAATATCAATAGCAACTAAAAACTCAGATTGAGTTTGTCCACAGAGCAACCCAATCCCCTTGGGAGTGACAGAGTACAATTTGTTATCTTTATTGAATACGGCGACTGAGCCTTGGTGAATCAGGGATGTTTTTAGAGATTGGGGAGAGAAATAATGATGTTGCCAGGAATAACCTAATGGTTGTTTGTTACCATTAACAGGAACGATACGCCAGTGAGGGGGAAGAAGACTTAATGTTTCAATGAGTTTAATCAGTGAACCCTGCATTGATAAAAATTAAAACTATCCCCTTAACAGCGCGTCAGCGCCTTGAAAAAACCATCAAAATTGTGTAAAAAAATGATGACTCAAACCCAAACCGAATCCAAACTTTACAGCTTTGATGAGTTTATCAACTGGTATCCTGAAAACTCTACTGTACGGTACGAATTGCATGATGGAGTTATAATCGAAATGCCCAAGCCA
The sequence above is a segment of the Planktothrix tepida PCC 9214 genome. Coding sequences within it:
- a CDS encoding bifunctional DNA primase/polymerase translates to MQGSLIKLIETLSLLPPHWRIVPVNGNKQPLGYSWQHHYFSPQSLKTSLIHQGSVAVFNKDNKLYSVTPKGIGLLCGQTQSEFLVAIDIDGMSAMDVVEKLSAGQGLPATVAWSSGRSGRAQYLFSIPSPTTSFKSRKISTVSGEGLELRGEGHQSVLPPSPHPLTGSYHWLNRPDTTEVAIAPDWVIELLSQPQPSRKYKRVSPPKIPSVSFLNCSMTVEQAKLLLEIIHPRYADDYESWIFIGMSLKYISDSLLPDWEEWSQLSHKYQPEECKYKWESFRGIGITERTLHYYAKCS
- a CDS encoding DUF1257 domain-containing protein — encoded protein: MSHFSTVKTTLSHRQSLLKALEVILEKVGINSEIESHNVPVLLNNDYDKTDQQQAEVVIRRNFLEGLLDLGFRWHPEQNSFEAVIDPWDFERNLLGKHFKTVQNFLEELQIAHNTAFIDIHYPEHLWTRETLITGDGTTTITLTQKVDVYA
- a CDS encoding ThiF family adenylyltransferase, which encodes MIDNSYYNALPIALAPHKQIQFIQVGCGGTGGFLVPMLARLILALEKGGIAAEGVFVDFDSVEAVNVPRQNFCEAEIGLNKADILAVRYSLAYGVKLGAIAEQFSLSMIQRSWQKLIIIIGCVDNSTARIELSQCLDYESYYFREPFPEIWWLDCGNMGQGIPAGQVLIGSTNKFDAKAAFNDFKNPSFCIHLPSPSWQHPELLLAQPEEFSKNPISCAEIAQRNVQSLFINQRVATEAIEMLSQLVLTKTLRRFATYFHAESGSSSPRYTSQQTLISKQDSSKYLIKSADAL
- a CDS encoding GIY-YIG nuclease family protein yields the protein MNFKDKSLHSWYTTILREQEDTAYCDHLAVNMLIELCEIAFRTSSKQSKNQPHNSSIILTRLTTLAQVLNVSSSAIQRSLELLDQLQLISVSYPFQPEKLLAGEIQIKIQYEQIAKLSEASTLSSRRGYIYVVRSGVSNLYKIGRTTNLKKRLQTLQTSCAVSLNVVKTLFCSDAIALEKAAHTKFAHYRKTGEWFALNNEQLNQLLTWLDNWR